The following are from one region of the Thermoproteus uzoniensis 768-20 genome:
- a CDS encoding MFS transporter, whose amino-acid sequence MGLFRYILASRAVYALLWFYLSPLLPAMSRDLHVAEAQLGFLPAAFIAGAAAAQIPASVLGSKIGDVKAAGIGLFLLGLGSALTAASPTWGAALALRAVAGVGAGLFFSTAGAALVALRPGEAGRALGLYNASFNIGAFLGYYWGYVAGPLGWRAAAAIPGAVAAAMALPLIAQGGFRHGAKPTASALWLGLASFPLWGAVYAANSLAASWLHYYRGLPASEAGAITSASMLSGLLGGSLGSVYDKARDKRAVFLYSAALSAAAMAALPYLPAAAAPLLVFAYGAAYTVYITAIYAEGSKRGSPSSALAVINVVDMALGLNISYIFSFAMAANPPSAWEIDAGLALASALATSALIRDRKAAERRSGPAGI is encoded by the coding sequence GTGGGGCTGTTCCGCTATATATTGGCCTCTAGGGCCGTATACGCGCTCCTCTGGTTCTACTTGTCCCCCCTCCTCCCCGCAATGTCGAGGGACCTCCACGTCGCCGAGGCCCAGCTGGGGTTCCTGCCAGCCGCCTTCATAGCGGGCGCGGCCGCTGCCCAGATCCCGGCCAGCGTGTTGGGGTCGAAGATAGGCGACGTCAAGGCGGCGGGAATCGGGCTGTTCCTGCTGGGTCTGGGATCCGCGCTGACGGCCGCCAGCCCGACTTGGGGCGCCGCGTTGGCCCTAAGGGCGGTCGCCGGCGTCGGCGCAGGGCTGTTCTTCTCCACGGCAGGCGCGGCGTTGGTGGCGTTGAGGCCCGGCGAGGCGGGCAGAGCGCTCGGCCTATACAACGCGTCTTTCAACATAGGGGCCTTCCTCGGCTACTACTGGGGCTACGTCGCCGGGCCGCTCGGCTGGAGGGCCGCGGCCGCCATCCCCGGCGCGGTCGCGGCTGCCATGGCGCTTCCCCTAATCGCTCAGGGCGGCTTCAGACACGGGGCTAAGCCGACCGCCTCGGCCCTCTGGCTGGGCCTCGCCTCGTTTCCTCTATGGGGCGCGGTGTACGCCGCCAACAGCCTCGCCGCCTCGTGGCTACACTACTACAGAGGCCTCCCGGCCTCCGAGGCGGGCGCGATAACCTCAGCGTCTATGCTGTCGGGCCTTCTAGGAGGCTCCCTCGGAAGCGTCTACGACAAGGCCCGAGATAAACGCGCGGTGTTTCTCTACTCGGCGGCCCTCTCGGCGGCCGCCATGGCCGCCCTGCCGTATCTCCCCGCCGCGGCGGCGCCCCTGCTGGTGTTCGCGTACGGCGCCGCGTACACCGTATATATCACGGCCATCTACGCAGAGGGGTCCAAGAGGGGCTCGCCCTCGTCGGCCCTAGCAGTTATAAACGTGGTCGACATGGCGCTCGGCCTCAACATCAGCTATATATTCTCCTTCGCCATGGCGGCCAACCCGCCGTCCGCCTGGGAGATAGACGCAGGCCTCGCCCTAGCCTCGGCCCTAGCGACATCGGCCCTAATAAGGGACAGGAAGGCGGCGGAAAGACGCAGTGGGCCCGCCGGGATTTGA
- a CDS encoding ATP-dependent glucokinase, with amino-acid sequence MILAIDVGGTWTRVLLVRRDGSVERREKIRTGADPVGDAARLADGWDFEAVGVGSIGPMDLRTGWVTAAPNSPSSRFPLVDPLLKFKKPIYVANDCVAAAWGEYVLGGWGVENLAYLTISTGLGVGAVVNGHLLLGKEGNAHELGHAVIDIQGGVKCGCGGLGHWEALASGANIPKYFKTYAERLGRRPPDVRTSEDVFKLYREGDPLAQAFIDHWLDVNAAGIAVITAAYDPEVLVVGGSVALNHWDIFKAVEDRLRKYTPLTPPAVERAKFGDDEVAIGAAALAIEPPDTLKKFGYPRGV; translated from the coding sequence ATGATCTTGGCCATAGACGTGGGGGGCACCTGGACGAGGGTCTTGCTGGTGAGGCGCGACGGCTCTGTCGAGCGCCGCGAGAAGATAAGGACTGGGGCGGATCCCGTGGGCGACGCGGCCAGGCTCGCCGACGGCTGGGACTTCGAGGCCGTGGGGGTGGGCTCCATAGGCCCTATGGATCTGAGGACCGGGTGGGTCACCGCGGCCCCCAACTCCCCCTCCAGCAGATTCCCTCTGGTGGACCCCCTCCTCAAGTTCAAGAAGCCCATATACGTCGCCAACGACTGCGTCGCCGCGGCCTGGGGCGAGTACGTGCTCGGCGGCTGGGGCGTCGAGAATCTGGCGTATCTGACCATATCCACGGGGCTGGGGGTGGGGGCTGTGGTCAACGGCCACTTGTTATTGGGCAAGGAGGGCAACGCGCACGAGCTGGGGCACGCCGTCATAGACATACAGGGCGGCGTCAAGTGCGGTTGCGGAGGCCTGGGCCACTGGGAGGCGCTGGCCAGCGGCGCCAATATACCCAAATACTTTAAGACATACGCCGAGAGGCTCGGCAGGCGGCCGCCCGACGTGAGGACGTCGGAGGACGTCTTCAAGCTCTACAGAGAGGGCGACCCTCTGGCCCAGGCGTTCATAGACCACTGGCTGGACGTGAACGCGGCCGGCATAGCCGTGATAACGGCGGCGTACGACCCTGAGGTGTTGGTGGTGGGGGGATCCGTGGCGCTCAACCACTGGGATATCTTCAAGGCGGTCGAGGACAGGCTGAGGAAATACACGCCGCTCACCCCGCCGGCCGTCGAGAGGGCTAAGTTCGGCGACGACGAGGTGGCCATAGGGGCGGCCGCCCTCGCGATAGAGCCCCCCGACACGCTCAAGAAATTCGGCTACCCCAGAGGGGTCTAG
- a CDS encoding ATP-binding protein has product MELVDKSNPWWWDPEWHTRDPHISAWEAQRVKWTPQWLREIPLEEPSLTFVYGPRQIGKTTGLKLLIKRLVDERGPRSVAYLDLDVMASLAEFRQTLEYLVREKRRLGVRRLVLILDEVTAVEGWWRVLKYFIDSGDLRGDVVIASGSSAVGLAKTPERFPGRRGAGRDIVVLPLSFPQYVEARGFDKRRAAADPATASALFEDYLRTGGFPKSINCHPDAERSLMDALISEAYRHGKSPRLLQDILGAIVDAAPGPTSYHAVAQELGISHNTVREYVEFLQDIFVIGVSHLRSGGKIYRRKEKKLFFRDPFVYRTAALWTGRQYRQEAALEHVIAEHLYRKWGEIYYERNKAEVDAVAGPLRVEVKLSRPRRSYPPDVVVVTMENAPRFLLEL; this is encoded by the coding sequence ATGGAGCTCGTCGACAAGTCCAACCCCTGGTGGTGGGATCCCGAATGGCACACGCGGGATCCGCACATATCTGCCTGGGAAGCCCAAAGGGTCAAGTGGACTCCCCAGTGGTTGCGGGAGATCCCCCTGGAGGAGCCCTCGTTGACCTTCGTCTACGGGCCGCGGCAGATAGGGAAGACCACGGGACTGAAGCTGCTCATAAAGAGGCTCGTCGACGAGAGGGGGCCGCGCTCCGTCGCGTATCTGGACCTCGACGTGATGGCGTCCCTGGCAGAGTTCAGACAGACGCTGGAATATTTAGTCAGAGAGAAGAGGCGGCTGGGCGTGAGGAGGCTCGTGTTGATCCTAGACGAGGTGACGGCGGTTGAGGGCTGGTGGAGAGTCCTCAAGTACTTCATAGACTCCGGCGATCTGAGAGGCGACGTGGTCATCGCATCGGGCTCCTCCGCCGTGGGCCTGGCCAAGACGCCCGAGAGATTCCCCGGAAGGCGGGGGGCGGGGAGAGACATCGTCGTCCTCCCCCTCTCCTTTCCCCAATACGTCGAGGCCAGAGGCTTCGACAAGAGGCGCGCCGCCGCCGACCCGGCCACCGCCTCGGCCCTCTTCGAGGACTACTTGAGGACGGGGGGCTTCCCCAAGTCCATAAACTGCCACCCAGACGCCGAGAGGTCCCTCATGGACGCGCTGATATCGGAGGCCTACAGACACGGCAAGAGCCCCAGGCTCCTCCAAGACATCCTGGGAGCTATCGTGGACGCGGCGCCGGGGCCCACCTCATACCACGCGGTGGCCCAAGAGCTCGGGATATCCCACAACACGGTCAGAGAATACGTCGAGTTCCTACAAGACATATTCGTGATAGGCGTATCCCACCTCAGATCCGGAGGCAAGATATACAGGAGGAAGGAGAAGAAGCTCTTCTTCAGAGACCCATTCGTCTACAGGACAGCCGCGTTGTGGACAGGCAGACAGTACAGGCAGGAGGCGGCCCTGGAGCACGTAATCGCCGAGCATCTATACCGCAAGTGGGGCGAGATCTACTACGAGCGGAACAAGGCAGAGGTGGACGCAGTCGCCGGGCCGCTGAGGGTAGAGGTCAAGCTCTCCCGACCCCGCCGAAGCTATCCGCCCGACGTAGTCGTCGTGACCATGGAAAACGCCCCGAGATTCCTGCTGGAGCTCTAG
- a CDS encoding glycosyltransferase, with product MVIAVLVAVSLALAALALAGLYREAKFWSVEERHGQTCREVDVIVPLRGTPPGLEENLAAMARQRLTRGRARYVFVVDDAGDPAASVASKFGEILIARPAPGVPGKSWALAKALEATRGDCVVLADDDIRPGPEWLEGLTAPLSAYDAATTYRWYVGRSLCTRARAAVSNTAFSAMQDPRSRFLWGGSTALRRDVVERGRIAERLPQYISDDYATYSAVKELGGRIWFSRRSIAPTPDPLCRWGDMFKWAVRQVLMVKWYARRGWIVGLAIYTLNFAFGIAMPAAGLATGAPALALGLSIPLINLAKDFVRAKGVERHAGIRTSPLEVLATWALGNFVIPAVVWASAFVRCVEWRGRKYCEDDAKRLSAAVQT from the coding sequence GTGGTGATCGCCGTCCTCGTAGCCGTCTCTCTGGCGCTCGCCGCCTTGGCCCTCGCCGGCCTGTACAGGGAGGCGAAGTTCTGGTCGGTCGAGGAGCGCCACGGCCAGACCTGCCGCGAGGTGGACGTGATAGTCCCCCTGAGAGGAACCCCTCCAGGCCTGGAGGAGAACCTGGCGGCGATGGCGCGGCAGAGGCTCACAAGGGGCAGGGCCAGATACGTGTTCGTGGTCGACGACGCGGGCGACCCCGCGGCGTCCGTCGCGTCGAAGTTCGGCGAGATCCTCATCGCAAGGCCGGCGCCCGGCGTCCCCGGCAAGAGCTGGGCGTTGGCAAAGGCCCTCGAGGCCACGCGAGGCGACTGCGTAGTGCTGGCCGACGACGATATAAGGCCGGGCCCCGAGTGGCTGGAGGGCCTCACGGCGCCTCTGTCGGCGTATGACGCAGCGACTACATATAGGTGGTACGTGGGGCGGAGCCTCTGCACGAGGGCCAGAGCCGCCGTCAGCAACACCGCCTTTTCGGCCATGCAGGACCCCCGCTCGAGATTCCTCTGGGGAGGCTCCACGGCGTTGAGGAGGGATGTGGTCGAAAGAGGGAGGATAGCCGAGAGGCTCCCCCAGTACATCAGCGACGACTACGCCACCTACAGCGCCGTCAAGGAGCTGGGAGGCAGAATATGGTTCTCCCGGAGGTCCATAGCGCCGACGCCCGACCCCCTATGCAGATGGGGCGACATGTTCAAGTGGGCCGTGAGGCAAGTCCTCATGGTTAAATGGTACGCGCGCCGGGGCTGGATCGTGGGCCTAGCCATATATACGCTGAACTTCGCCTTCGGCATAGCGATGCCCGCGGCAGGCCTCGCCACCGGCGCGCCGGCGCTCGCCCTAGGCCTCTCCATACCGCTGATCAACCTGGCAAAGGACTTCGTCAGAGCCAAGGGCGTGGAGAGGCACGCGGGCATAAGGACAAGCCCGTTGGAGGTCTTGGCCACGTGGGCCCTGGGGAACTTCGTCATACCGGCCGTCGTGTGGGCCTCGGCGTTCGTCAGATGCGTCGAGTGGAGGGGGCGAAAATACTGCGAAGATGACGCTAAGAGGCTCTCGGCCGCGGTCCAGACGTGA
- a CDS encoding ribbon-helix-helix protein, CopG family, producing MDGVREFDLTYEQLFSAPDKEGSIVSVRVHRKVKSVLEELARKEGLDGVSELVRYLIAGYLMGKYNIVRPERRVVVEPIVLNINVAKGGGRDDLDVELALQEVEKIVSDAEDYLRKLAMGVVIKNPEYIAKLNRQLVKAAKTAKRMGLDEVYAKILKLKSQLMVLG from the coding sequence ATGGACGGCGTAAGGGAGTTCGACTTGACCTACGAACAGCTTTTCAGCGCCCCAGATAAGGAGGGGTCCATAGTGTCGGTGCGCGTCCATAGGAAGGTGAAGTCGGTGCTGGAGGAGCTGGCCAGGAAGGAGGGGCTCGACGGGGTCTCGGAGCTGGTGCGCTACCTCATAGCGGGCTACCTCATGGGCAAGTACAACATAGTGCGCCCCGAGAGGCGGGTGGTCGTGGAGCCCATAGTCCTCAACATAAACGTTGCGAAGGGAGGCGGCCGCGACGACCTCGACGTGGAGCTCGCCTTGCAGGAGGTCGAGAAAATTGTAAGCGATGCCGAGGACTACTTGAGGAAGTTGGCCATGGGCGTGGTCATCAAGAACCCCGAGTATATCGCCAAGCTCAACAGACAGCTCGTCAAGGCCGCCAAGACGGCCAAAAGGATGGGCTTGGACGAGGTCTACGCCAAGATCTTGAAGCTCAAGTCGCAGCTCATGGTGTTGGGCTGA
- a CDS encoding creatininase family protein, translating to MRWAELTWPEFEKADKAVAVLPVGVVEAHGPHLPLGTDALMAIYVAERAAEEAGALLLPPIWYGTTYVLDRFPGTISISAETLYRLYRDVFAEVARNGVKNLVVVNGHGGNIDALRMAAKDVARSADMTIVVVNWWIDLAKEARRRVLETPEGHAAEDETSEVIAAYPHLVKAVPRDADEWVEMRYAVYGRRAYEAMYAKAVQGYPSRASREKGEEILRAAVEELKSLILDLKAGRLPLERRT from the coding sequence ATGAGGTGGGCCGAGCTTACCTGGCCGGAGTTCGAGAAGGCCGATAAGGCCGTGGCGGTCCTGCCCGTGGGGGTTGTGGAGGCGCACGGGCCGCACCTCCCTCTGGGCACCGACGCCTTGATGGCCATATACGTGGCCGAGAGGGCGGCGGAGGAGGCGGGCGCGCTCCTTCTGCCCCCGATCTGGTACGGCACGACCTACGTCTTGGATAGGTTCCCCGGCACCATATCCATATCTGCCGAGACGCTCTATAGGCTGTACAGGGACGTCTTCGCCGAGGTCGCGAGGAACGGCGTCAAGAACCTCGTCGTGGTTAACGGCCACGGGGGAAATATAGACGCCTTGAGGATGGCGGCTAAGGACGTGGCGAGGTCGGCCGACATGACCATAGTGGTCGTCAACTGGTGGATAGACCTAGCCAAGGAGGCCCGGCGCAGGGTCCTCGAGACCCCGGAGGGCCACGCGGCGGAGGACGAGACGAGCGAGGTCATAGCGGCCTACCCGCATCTGGTTAAGGCCGTGCCGAGAGATGCAGACGAGTGGGTCGAGATGAGGTACGCCGTATACGGGCGGAGGGCCTACGAGGCCATGTACGCCAAGGCAGTGCAGGGCTACCCCTCGAGGGCCTCTAGGGAGAAGGGCGAGGAAATTCTCAGAGCCGCTGTCGAGGAGCTGAAATCGCTGATACTCGACCTAAAGGCCGGGAGGTTGCCTCTCGAGAGGAGGACGTAG